The following nucleotide sequence is from Acidobacteriota bacterium.
GCTGCATCGCGATCGTGGTGAAGTTGGGGATGATAAGGCCGTAGTGGCTGAACACGATCGACAGGAGCACGAACAACATCCAGAACGGCGGGACTCCGTCATAGAGCAACACCACGGCCAGCAACACCGCTGACGAGGCAACGTACGAGCGGGTCACGATGGTGACGAGTCGGTGCAAACCGAAACGGTCGATGAGTCGACCGTTGGTAAGCATCACACCACCGGTCAACGCCGCCATACCTCCGAAGAACAGTGGAAAAATTTCCAAACGTCCATAGACATCTCCAACAACGAGTTCAGCGAGCGACAGCCACGCGATCAGCGCACCGGTAGTGGCGCCGGTCGCAATAGTGAACCCGACCGTGGTTCGTTGCGAGACGACAGCCTTGGCGGCCTTCCCGACCCTTGCGAAAGACAGCTCAAGCTGATGCTCGGGTTTCAGTGTTTCTGGCAACCTACGGGACCACAATGCGACGCCGAGCGCGAACGTCGCGACAAACCAGAACAAAACGCGCCATGGGGCAACTGCGATGATGCCCGCCCCAATCGCCGGTGCGATCACAGGGACCAAGATGAATATCGCCATGATGATCGACATAGTTTTTGCCATCGCCTCCCCCTCGTACAGGTCTCGCACGACCGATAACGCGACGACTCGAATCCCGGCGGCGCCGATGCCCCACAGAACTCGTGCGGCCAGAAGGGTAGGGAGTGTCGGTGCGAGCGCCGAGAACACTGCCCCCGTGATGAATATCGCATAGCTGGCAAACAGCACCGGCTTTCTCCCGAAGCGGTCAGCTAACGGTCCGTAAAAGACCTGTGCGACAGCGAGGCCGACAAAAAAGACCGTTAGGATCGCGGCGACGTCGGTAGAACCCTCCGGTAGACCGAGGCCCTCTCGGATCAGCGGTAGTGCGGGGAGCATGATGTCGATCGACAAAGCGGTCATTGCCATCGTCATCGACATCATGATGATAAATTCGCGACGACCGATCGATAGAGACGCGTCTGTAGTCGTTGGTGGAGCAGTTGGCATCGGCACAGTGTACGTACCCTATTGAACCGACCTTTCCGCGTTTGGCGGGCTACATTGTCACCACCTGCCCAAGTGGTGGAGGTTCTATAGGGAAGGAGTCCGCGATGAACGACGAGTCGACAGCGAACAACACCGCGGCGTCGGTCACGTGGCACAGAATTGCGAGCGTTAGCGATCTACCAGAGGGACGCGTTAAGACTGTGTCCGTCACTGTGGACGAGACAACACATCAGTTCGCCCTTACCCATGTGGCTGGTGAGTTTTACGCACTCGACAACAGTTGTCCGCATCAGGGAGGTCCGTTGGGGGAGGGTTCGATTGAGTGCAACGAGGCCGGAGACTGCTTCTTGCGCTGTCCGTGGCATGGCTGGGACTTCGACCCGACCACCGGATTGTCACCGGGCAGTTTCGGTGATGGTGTTGCAACATTTCCGGTGGAAGTCCGCGGGGACGATGTCTTTGTCGCACTCGGAGCCGACCCCGAGCATGTTCGTACCGTGACCGATGTCATGGCCGAGACGATGGTGAACTGGGGAGTGACGCATGTATTCGGCATGGTGGGGCACAGCAATCTGGGCCTCGCCGACGCACTGCGCATACAGGAAGAGCAGGGCAATCTCGAGTACGTCGGTATCCGTCACGAGGGTGCCGCGGCGTTCGCAGCCAGCGCGTTTGGAAAACTTACGGGTCGACCGGCCGCGTGTTTCGCAATCGCCGGGCCAGGCGCCACGAACCTTCTCACCGGCTGCTGGGACGCAAAGGTTGACCGTGCCCCACTGCTTGCTTTGACCGGGCAAGTGCGACAACAGGTGTTCGGGCCAGGTGCATTTCAAGAGCTTCCCCTCACCAAGGCGTTTTCGGCGGTGGCTGGTTTTAGCCACCTCGCCCTCCCGGGCTCGGACCACGCCGAGCTAATGAACCTCGCGCTCAAGAGCGCGACAGTTAACCAGGACGTGGCCCATCTCGTATTCCCCGACGACGTCCAGACCATTCCCGCGGGCGTAGACCAGAAGGCGGGTGGGCCTGAGGGTAGAGTCGCCGCCCAGTCCATCGCTCCGTCCGCGCAAGCGCTCGATGCTGCAGTCACTGCGCTCTCAGGGGCAAAACGGCCACTCATCATCGTCGGGCACGGCGCCCGTTTCGCGATGGATGGAGTGATTGCCCTTGCTGAAGAGCTGCGTTGTCCGGTTGTCACGACCTTTAAGGCGAAAGGCCTCATCGGCGATATGGGTTGCGAAGGTGTCGTTGGTCCAGACTCGCAAGCCGGCGGCCACGTACTTGGCGCCGGT
It contains:
- a CDS encoding multidrug effflux MFS transporter yields the protein MPTAPPTTTDASLSIGRREFIIMMSMTMAMTALSIDIMLPALPLIREGLGLPEGSTDVAAILTVFFVGLAVAQVFYGPLADRFGRKPVLFASYAIFITGAVFSALAPTLPTLLAARVLWGIGAAGIRVVALSVVRDLYEGEAMAKTMSIIMAIFILVPVIAPAIGAGIIAVAPWRVLFWFVATFALGVALWSRRLPETLKPEHQLELSFARVGKAAKAVVSQRTTVGFTIATGATTGALIAWLSLAELVVGDVYGRLEIFPLFFGGMAALTGGVMLTNGRLIDRFGLHRLVTIVTRSYVASSAVLLAVVLLYDGVPPFWMLFVLLSIVFSHYGLIIPNFTTIAMQPLGHVAGTASALIGAVSTLMGVGLSTLVTATFNETVVPVAAAFFVLGLVALAAASWGEHHRTF
- a CDS encoding Rieske 2Fe-2S domain-containing protein, coding for MNDESTANNTAASVTWHRIASVSDLPEGRVKTVSVTVDETTHQFALTHVAGEFYALDNSCPHQGGPLGEGSIECNEAGDCFLRCPWHGWDFDPTTGLSPGSFGDGVATFPVEVRGDDVFVALGADPEHVRTVTDVMAETMVNWGVTHVFGMVGHSNLGLADALRIQEEQGNLEYVGIRHEGAAAFAASAFGKLTGRPAACFAIAGPGATNLLTGCWDAKVDRAPLLALTGQVRQQVFGPGAFQELPLTKAFSAVAGFSHLALPGSDHAELMNLALKSATVNQDVAHLVFPDDVQTIPAGVDQKAGGPEGRVAAQSIAPSAQALDAAVTALSGAKRPLIIVGHGARFAMDGVIALAEELRCPVVTTFKAKGLIGDMGCEGVVGPDSQAGGHVLGAGVLGRSGTPVASWFMNESDLLLVFGASFSNHTGISPKKPTIQVDLDRMHLGKTHSIDMAVWGEVGVTAGLLLQRVRGVHSSVDHTDEVARRWSLWRSEKASRVADDLGSGINSAVVFDVLTKLAPVDAILAVDVGNNTYSFGRYFESSGSQAVLMSGYLGSIGFGYPAAIGAWAATRAHRFSDDEHWLQFADRPVFAITGDGGFGQYAWEVNTAVKYGMNITHLLLNNGQLGKISKEQRAGAWPVWQTSLTNPNIADYVTSCGGLGIRVERADDLANALGRAMAFDGPSTVEVIADAELF